In the genome of Bradyrhizobium arachidis, one region contains:
- the asnB gene encoding asparagine synthase (glutamine-hydrolyzing), with the protein MTERNLARCAQTLAHRGPDASGSCVTSSFAFAHRRLAIIDPDPRSIQPFLDEEFGLTLTYNGEIYNYRDLRRDLLRRGYRFRTESDTEVLCKAFACWGIDSVKRLRGMFAFAIYDQKTATAFLVRDRLGVKPLYYACVDNGFVFASQPSAILQWPRVRAKLDPVGLSSFLSYRAVFGERTLFADVRKLQPGTWLKITAQSHEQTCWSDPAYLDDGGDCDSLETLIGSAVEEHLLPHTPVAALLSGGLDSSILAFELSRHSSQKPTCFTGIVSNDVYDESPYAVELAKSLKLAHILVRLPGATSLDVVKRLTALRGHPVGMHNEAAMYLLARAVGHSHKVLLTGEGADELFLGYSRIFRLPLDLPRQALLAALPDVIGRRARRHLGLPKFKASEFKLFLTRYTYFPQVEKLELATPAWRKKIGHDGGLIDWMNNAYHSGGATPVERIRQFFVRHHLPAPLEMVDNTTMAAGVESRVPFTDHRIVALALRMSFSEHLRWKHAFAPFQAALQPIAKFSETLDVSKAALRSLYRDRLAASVITRKKLGFPLPRRNERSTRCQHLGPGQRGSSSDRAVSRHVRGAMVWRCLLTSGSRWISTYREHPCAFGCHGRTRTKCRPVVCSRRLRRG; encoded by the coding sequence GACCCTCACGTATAACGGGGAGATCTACAATTACCGTGACTTAAGGCGGGACCTGCTCCGGCGCGGATACCGATTTCGCACTGAGTCGGATACGGAAGTACTTTGCAAGGCATTTGCTTGTTGGGGGATTGATAGCGTCAAACGTCTGCGGGGAATGTTTGCTTTCGCAATCTACGATCAAAAGACCGCGACAGCGTTCCTTGTCAGAGATCGGCTCGGAGTCAAACCGCTATATTACGCTTGCGTGGATAATGGGTTTGTCTTTGCCTCACAACCCTCAGCCATCCTGCAGTGGCCTAGGGTCCGCGCGAAGCTCGATCCGGTCGGATTATCAAGCTTTCTCTCCTACCGCGCCGTTTTCGGCGAGAGGACGTTGTTTGCAGATGTTCGGAAGCTGCAACCTGGAACCTGGCTGAAAATCACGGCTCAATCGCACGAGCAGACGTGTTGGTCGGATCCTGCCTACCTCGATGATGGTGGCGATTGCGATTCTCTTGAAACCTTGATTGGCAGCGCCGTGGAGGAACATTTGCTGCCCCACACTCCAGTCGCGGCGCTGCTTTCCGGAGGGCTCGACTCCAGTATCTTGGCTTTCGAGCTTTCAAGGCACTCGTCGCAAAAGCCGACGTGCTTTACTGGAATTGTAAGCAACGATGTGTACGATGAAAGCCCTTATGCTGTCGAGCTCGCGAAATCCCTCAAGCTCGCCCATATCTTGGTCCGGCTGCCTGGGGCAACGAGCCTGGATGTCGTTAAGCGCCTTACCGCATTACGCGGTCATCCAGTCGGCATGCACAACGAAGCTGCAATGTATTTGCTCGCGCGGGCGGTCGGCCACTCTCACAAGGTCCTCCTTACCGGCGAAGGTGCCGACGAGCTGTTCCTTGGATATAGCCGGATCTTCAGATTGCCCCTCGACCTTCCGCGACAGGCGCTGTTGGCCGCCTTGCCAGATGTCATTGGCCGCCGGGCGCGACGTCATCTCGGCCTTCCCAAGTTCAAAGCGAGCGAATTCAAGCTCTTTCTTACGCGGTACACTTACTTTCCCCAAGTCGAGAAGCTGGAGCTGGCGACACCGGCATGGAGAAAGAAGATCGGTCACGATGGGGGGCTGATCGATTGGATGAACAATGCCTACCATTCAGGCGGCGCCACCCCGGTCGAGCGCATAAGGCAATTCTTTGTACGTCATCATCTACCGGCGCCGCTTGAAATGGTCGACAACACCACAATGGCGGCGGGCGTGGAGTCTCGCGTTCCCTTCACAGACCATCGAATCGTTGCGCTAGCTCTGCGCATGTCGTTCTCAGAGCATCTGCGTTGGAAACACGCCTTCGCCCCGTTTCAGGCGGCCCTCCAACCCATTGCGAAATTTAGCGAAACGCTCGACGTCTCCAAGGCCGCGCTGCGCTCCCTTTACAGAGATCGTCTAGCGGCAAGTGTGATTACAAGAAAAAAGCTCGGGTTTCCGCTGCCTCGCCGCAATGAGCGCTCAACGCGTTGTCAACATTTGGGCCCGGGACAGAGAGGGTCATCTTCTGACAGAGCTGTATCACGCCATGTGCGAGGAGCCATGGTTTGGCGTTGCTTGCTCACGTCAGGCTCCCGATGGATCTCCACTTATCGCGAGCACCCTTGCGCTTTCGGCTGTCATGGCCGAACACGAACGAAGTGCAGACCTGTCGTTTGTTCTCGCCGATTGCGGCGCGGCTAA
- a CDS encoding UTRA domain-containing protein produces the protein MCCASTLSYQDEIPIVIAHRYFPAKRTPGLLDKFSGANSISTALRRIGMEDYSQQWVTISARLPSAQEARLLEMSTSARVFVKESLDCSGRIPIKFGENVLCAPRTSFRFDFKEMSSAEQSLAGKPRTGKAQARKWKTSASVKV, from the coding sequence ATGTGCTGCGCATCGACACTGAGTTATCAGGACGAGATCCCAATCGTCATTGCGCACCGCTACTTTCCGGCGAAACGCACTCCCGGACTGCTGGACAAGTTCTCGGGCGCCAACTCGATCTCGACAGCTCTCAGGCGTATTGGAATGGAAGACTACTCGCAGCAATGGGTGACGATAAGTGCGCGTCTGCCCTCTGCGCAGGAGGCGCGCCTCCTTGAAATGTCGACTTCAGCACGAGTCTTCGTCAAAGAGAGCCTTGATTGCTCCGGCCGTATTCCGATCAAATTTGGCGAGAATGTACTGTGCGCACCGAGAACCAGCTTCAGGTTCGACTTTAAAGAGATGAGTTCCGCGGAGCAGTCGCTTGCAGGAAAGCCTCGAACCGGAAAAGCGCAAGCGAGGAAGTGGAAAACATCTGCCTCTGTGAAGGTCTAG
- a CDS encoding phosphocholine cytidylyltransferase family protein, with amino-acid sequence MPLNAPKHALILAAGVGSRLRPLTDLNPKPLVQIHGTAILHNALHNLGRVGVEQVTIVVGYRKEKIQEACGSRFGGVAIKYIESPVYDRTGSAYSLWLARDALVSGDHLLLEGDVFFEENVLRQLLISEEPDAAAVAPFGELMQGSAVLLSNLGFISEFRLQQTARNLITDGPPLYKTMNLLRLSASTLRTEVVPALDDMIKAGATQAYTEELLSYLVERQGLLLAAVRCDDLRWYEIDDAEDLHTAERIFAKADV; translated from the coding sequence ATGCCTCTGAATGCTCCCAAGCATGCTCTCATTCTCGCCGCCGGAGTGGGCTCTCGACTGCGACCGCTAACGGATCTAAACCCGAAACCGTTAGTCCAAATCCATGGCACTGCCATCCTGCACAACGCGCTACATAACCTTGGGCGTGTCGGCGTGGAACAGGTGACGATTGTTGTCGGGTATCGCAAAGAGAAGATCCAAGAAGCTTGCGGCAGCCGGTTTGGCGGTGTTGCGATCAAATACATCGAATCCCCCGTTTACGACCGTACTGGGAGCGCCTATTCGCTCTGGCTGGCGCGTGACGCGCTCGTTTCCGGGGACCACCTGCTTCTTGAGGGCGACGTCTTCTTCGAGGAAAACGTATTGCGGCAGCTGCTCATCAGTGAAGAGCCAGACGCGGCTGCTGTCGCTCCGTTCGGTGAGCTGATGCAGGGGTCAGCGGTCCTATTGTCCAATCTCGGCTTCATTTCAGAATTTCGCTTGCAACAAACAGCGAGAAATCTCATCACGGATGGCCCGCCTCTTTACAAGACGATGAATCTGTTACGCCTGTCCGCGTCTACTCTGCGGACAGAGGTCGTTCCGGCCCTAGACGATATGATCAAGGCCGGAGCTACCCAGGCCTACACCGAGGAGCTTCTTTCCTATCTCGTGGAAAGGCAAGGCCTGCTGCTTGCTGCCGTGAGATGCGATGATCTCAGGTGGTACGAAATCGATGATGCGGAAGATCTGCATACCGCCGAGCGCATCTTCGCAAAAGCCGACGTTTGA
- a CDS encoding response regulator transcription factor → MADEKEVVLSERERQCLRWVEEGKSSWAIGVILKVSENTVNFHIKNAMRKLETSSRTQCVVKARRHRLIE, encoded by the coding sequence ATGGCGGATGAGAAAGAGGTTGTGCTGTCGGAACGGGAAAGACAGTGCTTGCGATGGGTCGAGGAAGGGAAGTCATCCTGGGCGATCGGCGTCATTCTGAAAGTGAGCGAGAACACCGTCAACTTTCATATCAAAAATGCGATGCGAAAGCTGGAAACGTCCAGCCGGACTCAGTGCGTCGTCAAGGCGCGACGTCACCGTCTTATTGAGTAA
- the aepX gene encoding phosphoenolpyruvate mutase codes for MLRGQVCSNDELSFLMEAHDGLSATIAQRSGFKGLWASGLSIASSLGYRDANEASWTQLVQSVERIVDSTELPVLVDGDGGFGNFNNARLLARKLHQSGAAGISLEDSCFPKLNSLIGERHPLANIDEFSGRLRAVKDAVADNLVLVARIEALIAGHGLNEAILRAHAYADAGADAILIHSRKSTADEMLSFVTEWRNRLPVVIVPTTYFLTPVSAYRDARISTVVWANHSMRAAAAAMRRICDSIVAQESVANIESHIAPLSEIFELLRYDELAVAEKQYLQPS; via the coding sequence ATGCTTCGGGGCCAAGTCTGCTCGAATGATGAGCTCTCGTTTCTGATGGAAGCGCATGATGGCCTGTCTGCCACGATCGCCCAGCGCTCAGGATTCAAGGGGCTCTGGGCCTCTGGTTTGTCGATTGCCAGCTCGCTCGGCTATCGCGATGCCAATGAAGCCTCGTGGACCCAGCTCGTCCAGAGCGTCGAACGCATCGTGGACTCGACAGAGCTCCCTGTGCTCGTTGACGGGGATGGCGGCTTCGGTAATTTCAACAATGCTCGCCTCCTCGCACGCAAACTTCATCAGTCGGGCGCCGCCGGCATCTCGCTTGAGGACAGCTGCTTTCCGAAGCTGAACTCGCTCATTGGTGAGCGGCATCCGCTCGCCAATATCGATGAATTCTCCGGTCGTCTGCGGGCTGTAAAGGATGCAGTCGCCGACAATTTGGTTCTCGTGGCCAGGATCGAAGCGCTGATCGCCGGCCACGGGTTGAATGAAGCTATCTTGCGTGCTCACGCTTATGCCGACGCGGGAGCCGATGCAATCTTGATTCACTCGCGAAAGAGTACCGCGGACGAGATGCTTTCGTTTGTCACCGAGTGGCGGAACCGGCTCCCTGTCGTGATCGTTCCGACGACGTACTTTCTAACGCCAGTCTCTGCCTATCGTGATGCGCGCATCTCCACAGTCGTCTGGGCCAATCACTCCATGCGGGCTGCGGCAGCTGCAATGCGGCGCATCTGCGATAGCATCGTAGCTCAAGAGAGCGTTGCGAACATTGAATCTCATATCGCGCCGCTCAGTGAGATATTCGAGCTCCTGAGGTATGACGAGCTCGCCGTGGCCGAAAAGCAATATCTGCAGCCCAGCTAG